One Aegilops tauschii subsp. strangulata cultivar AL8/78 chromosome 2, Aet v6.0, whole genome shotgun sequence genomic window, TCGTGTCCGTGGACGGACCGGACGAGCTGTTGGAAACACAGGACCAATTGTTCATTCACTCACATCGACCATTATTGTTGTGGATCGATTTCCTTGGATATAGGCACATTGATTGTTGCTCCGGCTCGATCCATCGGCCGAACCTCCTTCCTTCTTTATAAAAGCTTGCCAACTAATGACAGACAAGGGGTGCAATGCATGATCTGCTGCTGTGTGTCCAACTGCAACCATCTTGCTCTTCTTCCTTTTGTTTTTGTTCCATCATCGGAGAGTTATGCTCGGCAAGTACGCCTGCCTAAGTATACAGGCACGCACGCATTGACGCCTTCTTCATCATTCGCTGGGATTTGGGGGCAGCAGCTGCAGCCAGAATCTTGGCCGGGGACAGCCCGATGTGCCGCCAACACACGTCCACGTTCTCGTTGCTTTCACAGAAAACTCTTCTGTTTTCGGCGTGGAAAAGTCGTACCACGGCGTAACAAACTGACGTGACAGTTGACATACATTTACGGTGGCCAATCCGTGTTACTTTCATGGCAAATTAAGAACACTTTCTTTTTACCGTTCCCATGCAGGGGGAGTATAATAGTTGCACAAAAGCAGCTGTTTTCTTCGGGTAGATGATTGTTAATTAGGTGACCCGCGCACGATCGCAACAAAATCAACTCCATGATGATGATGTAATTACATACTCTGTCTGTCCGAACCAGTAGTGCCTCTCCTATCGCCAGCATCCCTCAGCACACGCAGCTAATCAAAGAATTCGTAACAAGGAAGAAGAATcaagaaattcatgaaacttcaaAAAAGAAAGTAGAAAGCACACGGTGGTAAATAAGTAATGCCCTAAAGACACACGCAAGAAGACAAGATTCTCTTTTCTTCAGAATCTTCCGTAAATTACCGAACGGTCGCCATGCTGGCCGACACGATCGAGCCTCAGCTCTCTCGGATCGACCCGGCCGGCTTGAGCGGCCGATCGTCCGCCTCGTCGACCGAGATGCTCCGGCCAGGCCGTGGCATCGACGACGCCGACCCCGGGTCGGCGAGCTCCTGGATGCGGACGACGATCTCCGGCATCGCCGGCCGCTGGTCGGGGACCGGCACGGTGCAGTCCATGGCCAGCCGCAGCATCTCCACCATCTCCTCCTCCGCGCCCGGGTGCCTCAGCAGCTCCGTGTCGAACACCTCGGACGTCCACTCCTCGCGCACCACGGACCGCGCCCACCGCGGGAGGTCCACGCCCTCGTCGTGCAGCACGGCGTTCGTCGGCGCCTTCCCCGTCAGCATCTCCAGGAGCAGCACCCCGAAGCTGTACACGTCCGCCTTCTGCGACAGCCGCCGCGGGTCGGCGACCACCTCGGGGGCGCGGTACCCCGCCACGCGCATCGACGGCGCGCCGGCGGGGCCGACGAGGCTCGCCAGGCCGTGGTCGGCCACGCGCGCGTCCACCGACCGGCCGAGGAGTATGTTGGAGGACTTGATGTTGCCGTGCGCCACCTTGGAGCCCGTCGCGTGGATGTACTCCAGGCCGCGCGCCGAGGCCAGCGCGATCCGCCTCCTTGACTCCCAGCTCAGCGGCGATCGCCCGGCGCCACGGGTGCCTGAGAATCTCACCGGTTCAGAAATTTTGATCCAATTCGGAGCAGAGTTTGGAGCAAGAAAACAGAGAGAAATTTGATCCAGGAACACGCACCGTGAAGCATCGAGGAGAGGCTGCCCGTGGCGACGAACTCGTACACCATGAGCCGCTCGTCCTTGCTGAAGTAGTAGGCCTGCAGGGGCACCACGTTAGGATGGTCCAGCCCACCGATCGCCGCGATCTTGTCCCGGAACTCGCGCTCCGGCAGCGACGTCTCCTTGAGGCGCTTCACCGCCACCGCCGGCGCCGTCTCCAGCGCGGCCTTGTACGTGGTACCGTACGTGCCCTTGCCAAGCACCTCGGCGGACGCGCGGAGCAGGTCCTCTAGATCGTAAGGCCTCGGCACCCTCCCGAAGAAGAAAAGCTTCTTCCGCCCCACGGAGACAGGGGCGACCGGAGGCGGCATTGAAGCGGGCGGAGGCGGCCGCGCGTCGGAGACCCGTGGAGTGTAGCTATTCGGGCTCATTGCCTCCTTGCTGTGCAGGGCCAGCTCCGCCGCGACGGCGTCCTGGCTGCGGTAGGTTCTTCTTGGCTTGCGGCGGAGGGCGCCGCAGGCAAGGACCAGAACGGCGGCGATAAGCAGAAAGCCCAAAGCGCAGCCGATCACAATGCCCGCGATGGCACCGCCGGCGAGGTGTCGCCGGCCTCGCCCGCGGCTGTTTCCCGCGACCGCGGCTTCGGGGGCAACCGTGGGAGGCTGGGACGGTGGTTGGGTAGATGGTGTTCGACACGGCGGGAGGGGCTTGCCACACAGTGTCGTGCCGAGGAAAGACGTGGCGGGCATGCCGCCGAAGCCTTTAGGAACCTCGCCGGTGAGGTCGTTGAAGGAGACGTTAAAAGACAAGAGGGATGGTATGTCGACGTTCGGCAGCTCTTTGGTGAAGAGGTTGCCCTCCAAGAAGAGCAGCTGCAGCTTCCCGCTCTTGGCAATGGCGGGCGGTATTCTCCCGGAGAGCCGGTTTTCAGCGAGGTTTAGCTGCGTCAACGCCGGGAGGGAGAGAATCGCGTCCGGGAGCTCACCGGAGAAGTGGTTGGACTGCAGGTTGATGACCCGCAGCTTGACGCAGGAGGCCAGGTCGGCCGGCAGCGGGCCGGAGAGCGCGTTGAAGCGCAGGGACAGCACGGtgagcctggtgaggccgccgaGCGCGCCGACGGGGACGGAGCCGCGGAGGCCGTCGCCGGGCAGGTGGAGCCCCGTGACGCGGccgccggagcagacgacgccgGTCCAGGAGCACGTCTGCCGGGACGCGTTCCAGGACACGGACGCCGACCCGAAGGGCGCGATGAAGGCCTGCAGCGCCGCGGTGTCGGACGCCAGGTCGTCGGCGGCGCGCGCCGCGCCCAAGGCCACGGCGAGGAGCAACGCCAGCGCGGCGGCTACCGGCGGAGGCATGGCTGCGGTGGCCCCTTGGTCGATCACACCATGTGAGGGAGAGGAGAGGTGGGGAGGGACGAAACAAGAAAGCAGAATATCGGAAAGAAGCTTCACAAATGGCTCGTTTGGCgacaaggggaagaagacttgagGAGGGCGGGCGGACTCACTTCCACAAAACGATGTCGCAAATCCGCAACCACATTCTTGGTCCGACTGTTGTCGGCCGTTCGATAAAACGTTGGACGGCCGAGATCGCACGCCTGCCCGCGGTCGCCGATCCTACTCCTGGTCCAGTTGACGCTGACGGCACGAGAATAGTTCGATGATCTGGAGTACAACTCAACTCAACAGTGCGTGAAAAGGATCAGCGAAAATAGTTGCATGTTTGAATTTTGGGCAGTTGTTGCTAGCTGCTGCTCTTGAGATCCACTGCTTTGTAGGCCAATGTGATGAACTCGAATCCCTGGCCATTTTCCTGCTGACATATCCCCGGCGCAGTTCGCTTCGTGGACCGGTTCACTCGATGATGTGTGGAGCTGTGGACGTGGACGGCGTCGTGCAGCCGTGCGCGACGAAGTAAACCGGTCCCTGGAGGCCGGAGCCGTAACTGTCGAGAGCGTTGTGTGGTGGCCTGTAAATGTCATGATGGCGTCGGGTGTAGGAAAAATTGGAGCGAGTGTGTGATGATCGTCTGTCAGTTACCGTCCGTTGAACGAGTAACTTCTGAGCAATGCTGAATACatggttcttcttcttcttcttcttcaaaaggaaaaaaaaaagacTTCTGAGCAATGCTGAGCTAGGAACGTGCATTTCCTTCGTAAGTGCAGAATCGAATTGGCCAAACGGCCAAAAGAACTAGGAATAGCCGAGAGCCAATGGTGGTCAGAGTCAGTCACATCGCGTTCTTCGTTTGTCGACATATTTTGCAACCATGGGGTACATAATTTAAGAGCAAAGTATTTTCTCGATGGTGAATGCAAACTTAAAAAAGGGATTCTCTTTTAATTGGCAAAGTATTATGGGGGGAGTCAATTCTTTAAAGCATGGTTATATCTGGCGAGTGGGCAATGGATCAAATATTGATATTTAGGAAGATGAATGAATCCCAAATTGCCATAATAGGAACATTATTACTCCAAGGGGGGACACCTCTGTCAAGGTTCTCTGATCTTATTGATCGACCTGGTGAGACAAATGTTATGCTCAATTAATGCTCAGCGCGTCCTTGAGATTTCTCTTTCTTTGGATGATATGTCAGATTTTATATCGTTGAGCTACAAAAAAGAAGTTCATTGTTCAATCAGCTTATTTTCCGGAATGGGACTACCAACACGGGAGTAAACTTCGACATACTAATGGTACGAGACAAATTGATGTTAATCCTATTTGATCTAACATTGGAAATTATCTTGTTCGGCAAAAATTAAAATCTTTATTTGGCGCACGTCATATGGCACTCTCCCTTATCGTGTTACACTTGCCAATAGACATTTGAGAGTGTCGCCCCAATGCCCATCTTCTTCTCATAGGCCAGAAGGTACAAAgcacctattatttcagtgccaGAAAGCTAAGGACATATGGAGTAGGCTCGAGATGGATGAAGTGATTAAAAGAGCCTGTGAAAGATTGTGCATGTGAGGCTGTCATTGAGTTCTTACTTCTGCTACCAGACCAAGATTTCTCCATTTCGGGTCTCCAGAATGCTCGTGAATTGATAGCCATTACAGCTTGGTTCTTGTGATAGGAAAGGTGTAAACCGGTTCATGAGGGAACAGCTTAAGATGCGTATCAAATTTCTATGGGGATTCATGCTCGAACAACAAATTACGTTATTGCCTTTTCCCCTAATGCTACAAGTAAAAGAGATGAATGGATTCGGCCTCCTAGGAAGTTTGCAAAACTTAATATTGATGAATCTTTTGATCAAGACATGCTTAGGGGCATGGCGTCGTCATCAGAGATGATAAAGGGAATTTTATTGTTGGCGGAAATTTGAGAATCGAGTCGTGTGCATATGCCCTGACGGCTAAAGTTCTGGTGCTAAGATTCGGCCGAATCCTTGCGCAAAAGGCGGGCTGCAATCATCTCATTATTAATTCTGATTGTGGAGATCATTGATACCATGAAGAATGGAGGACATTCTGCATGATCGGCAACGGTAGTTTTGATGATTGTTATTTTTTTGCTTGTGTTTTTTTTCTTACTAGTTTCGAACATTGCAATAGAGGAGCGAACAAAGTTGCTCATGAGTTTGTTAGGTTAGCTAGATTTTCTTCAACTAACGATTGGTTTGAGGAGTCTATGGGTGAAATTGTACATCTCCTCCTTACGGACGATGTAACTATTAGTATTTTTGAACTAATAAagtttaactttcaaaaagtaaATGTGATACAAAATTTAAGTTCACTTCTATAGCCTCCTCTCAGTACAGGCTTGACTAACTAAGAGCAACTTCAATGGGGTGACCCATTTCATCCGCCTgcatccgtttgggtcggcgcggacaaaattgacggcccaacgcgccgacccaaacccaAATTTCATCCGCTtcgcgtccgcgccgacgcatttaTGGCCCAAATTTGCGCCCCAAATGCATCGGCGCGAACGCGAAACGTACGCCACGCGCGCCTTCTCGATGCCCGCCGCGGCCCCACCTGGCGGTCGTCCAACCGCCCGCGGCCAACCTGGTCAGCTTAATTTATGACCTCGGGTCCACTCGTCAGTGACGGCGGTCGTCCTTTTTTAAGCCGACCGTGCGGTGGGGCCGTCCTCATCCAAATCGCCGTCCACATCTAGCAAGCTCTGCTCCCCCGTCACCGGCAAACCCTAGCCACCACCACCACAGTCACCACAACGAGATGGGGCTCTTCTCCGGTGCCAGCGGCAGCAAGGCCCCCGCTGTCCCTTTCCCCTCGGAGTTCCTCCCACCTCCGCCGGCGCCGGCTCGTCGGCAGAGGCAGCGCGTGAACGTGCCAGTGCACCAGGCGGAGTGGCACTGGCAGCACCGCGCGCATCTGCCGTACCCCGACGTCACCCTGCTGCACGGCTGGCATCTGGTTCCGGAGAGGATCCCAGTGCCGACCAGGGTGCACGCGGAGGAGGTGCGGCGCTGCTGATGCCGGAGCAGCGCCCGACCCCGCCTACGCAACCGACTCGCCCAACTGGGCGATGTGATTCGCCTTCGagcacgaggaggcgaggcgacggggcgtGCGCGAGGTCGACCGCagcgtgccgccgccgccgctcgtcgTCCGCGAGGAGGACCAGGCGGTGGAGGACGCCTACCAGGCGGCCCTTGCGGCGGTCTATCGGGAGAGCGAGGAGGACGAACGACGCAGGATGGAGGcggtggaggaagaggaggctcgGTACGAGGCGGCCATGGCGCAGGCCATTGCCCTCTCCGTGGCGGGCGACTGCGCGCTGCCGCAGGTGGCCCCGCCGTCCCCTCCCCGACGCCGCGCCAAAGGCGAGCCGTAGCCGCAGTCGGAGCCTGAGCCGGAGCCGTCCCCCATCGAGCGCTACTCCTGGATGGGAGTAGTGCGCGAGTGGGTCTCCGCGCCACCGGTTTGGATGCAGGCGACGCGGGCGCAGGAGGCAGCGTACCTCGAGATGTGGCGCCAGCGACGGCTAGCCGAGGAGCGCCGTTGCGGCGAGTACGAGGAGATgctcgagcgcgacctcgaggaggagcagcgcgaggtcgaggaggaggcgcgccaggccgCGGCTGCACAGGCGGCTGCACAGCCCCCCGCGCCGGCACTGCCCCGCGGCCGACATCGCCGCCGCGTGGAACACGGCGTTCCCCTAGGCCGGCCCTGCGCCGACGCTCATCGACCTCACCGAccccgaggacgacgacgacgacgccttCCTGGCCGGCTTTAATGTTTAATTAAGTTGTTTTTATTTTAAATATGCATGCACTGTTTTTTTTTGTCGGCGCCGTCAAAATGGGTCGGGCGAGCGTTGGGCGCATACGCCGACCCAAACGCGGAAGTGGACGTTCGTGTCCGCCTGGTCGACCGAAACATACAAAAAGCGGACAAAATCGCCATCCGTTTGGatcggcccgttggagttgctctaagtgATTCTGATTAATCTCGACTATGGAAGTTGCAGCATATCATAGATGCAAACATTGAATTACCGCTGCTCTTGGCAATGGAAGTCCCGATCCCGATAGCTGGCTCTTTTTTTGTGACAGTGTGGCGCCTTTGCAGAAAAGAAGTTGCCGCGCATTGACGCGTATATGGATAGCGCACATACACATCATTCAGATTAAAGATAGACGCATCAATACAGCACAGGGCGCGGACTTGGTCACG contains:
- the LOC109770228 gene encoding probable inactive receptor kinase RLK902; this translates as MPPPVAAALALLLAVALGAARAADDLASDTAALQAFIAPFGSASVSWNASRQTCSWTGVVCSGGRVTGLHLPGDGLRGSVPVGALGGLTRLTVLSLRFNALSGPLPADLASCVKLRVINLQSNHFSGELPDAILSLPALTQLNLAENRLSGRIPPAIAKSGKLQLLFLEGNLFTKELPNVDIPSLLSFNVSFNDLTGEVPKGFGGMPATSFLGTTLCGKPLPPCRTPSTQPPSQPPTVAPEAAVAGNSRGRGRRHLAGGAIAGIVIGCALGFLLIAAVLVLACGALRRKPRRTYRSQDAVAAELALHSKEAMSPNSYTPRVSDARPPPPASMPPPVAPVSVGRKKLFFFGRVPRPYDLEDLLRASAEVLGKGTYGTTYKAALETAPAVAVKRLKETSLPEREFRDKIAAIGGLDHPNVVPLQAYYFSKDERLMVYEFVATGSLSSMLHGTRGAGRSPLSWESRRRIALASARGLEYIHATGSKVAHGNIKSSNILLGRSVDARVADHGLASLVGPAGAPSMRVAGYRAPEVVADPRRLSQKADVYSFGVLLLEMLTGKAPTNAVLHDEGVDLPRWARSVVREEWTSEVFDTELLRHPGAEEEMVEMLRLAMDCTVPVPDQRPAMPEIVVRIQELADPGSASSMPRPGRSISVDEADDRPLKPAGSIRES